The proteins below are encoded in one region of Deinococcus seoulensis:
- a CDS encoding branched-chain amino acid ABC transporter substrate-binding protein, translated as MKKSALTMTVLAALALGTASAQTTIKIASLSPLSGGQSDLGTQIRNGTQLAVNEYKAQFKKLGFDLVLVPYDDQADPATGTAAARKIAADRQILAVVGTLNSGVAIPASQALVSSKVAMVSPANTANGVTDRGLSNMNRIVARDDSQGPAGANFISGTLKAKKVYILNDKTAYGEGLAKEVEKALKAKSVTVSANEGTEEKSDFSSIIAKIKLQKPDAIYFGGIYNQVGVFIKQLRESGVATPVVGGDGLDSGELPVIVGTANANNIYFTTVAAPIDALPAAKVFAANYKKTFNDDAQGFGAFGYDAAKVVLQGVLNATRANGNKVPSRAQVESAIRKGSFTGLLSGTVAFNSVGDRKAGTLYVMNVTAGKFKLSTSIPVKPVKQ; from the coding sequence ATGAAGAAATCCGCACTGACCATGACCGTACTTGCCGCGCTGGCCCTCGGCACCGCCTCCGCCCAGACCACCATCAAGATCGCCAGCCTCAGCCCGCTGTCCGGCGGCCAGAGCGACCTGGGGACCCAGATCCGCAACGGCACCCAGCTGGCCGTCAACGAGTACAAGGCCCAGTTCAAGAAACTCGGCTTCGACCTCGTTCTGGTCCCCTACGACGACCAGGCCGACCCCGCCACCGGCACCGCTGCCGCCCGCAAGATCGCCGCTGACCGCCAGATCCTGGCCGTGGTCGGCACCCTGAACTCCGGCGTGGCCATCCCCGCCAGCCAGGCGCTGGTCTCCAGCAAGGTCGCCATGGTCTCCCCTGCCAACACCGCCAACGGCGTGACCGACCGCGGCCTGAGCAACATGAACCGCATCGTCGCCCGTGACGACTCGCAGGGCCCCGCCGGCGCGAACTTCATCAGCGGCACCCTGAAGGCCAAGAAGGTCTACATCCTGAACGACAAGACCGCCTACGGCGAAGGTCTGGCCAAGGAAGTCGAGAAGGCCCTGAAAGCCAAGTCCGTGACGGTCAGCGCCAACGAGGGCACCGAGGAGAAGAGCGACTTCTCCAGCATCATCGCCAAGATCAAGCTGCAGAAACCCGACGCCATCTACTTCGGCGGCATCTACAACCAGGTGGGCGTGTTCATCAAGCAGCTGCGTGAAAGCGGCGTCGCGACCCCCGTGGTCGGCGGCGACGGCCTCGACAGCGGCGAACTGCCCGTGATCGTCGGCACCGCCAACGCCAACAACATCTACTTCACGACCGTCGCCGCGCCCATCGATGCGCTGCCCGCCGCGAAGGTGTTCGCCGCCAACTACAAGAAGACCTTCAACGACGACGCCCAGGGCTTCGGCGCCTTCGGGTACGACGCGGCCAAGGTCGTGCTGCAGGGCGTGCTGAACGCGACCCGCGCCAACGGCAACAAGGTCCCCAGCCGCGCGCAGGTCGAGAGCGCCATCCGCAAGGGCAGCTTCACGGGCCTGCTGTCCGGCACGGTCGCCTTCAACTCGGTCGGTGACCGCAAGGCCGGCACGCTGTACGTGATGAACGTCACGGCCGGTAAGTTCAAGCTCAGCACCAGCATTCCCGTCAAGCCCGTCAAGCAGTAA
- a CDS encoding branched-chain amino acid ABC transporter permease, with translation MDFATLLTFLVGVITGGLVLGFVYAIIALGYTMVYGVLQLINFAHSEVFVTGAVVGFEVFRVLAPVEMNGYLKLVIALVAAMTISGLLNVVIERLAYRPLRNSPRLVPLITAIGVSLILQDVLRVIEGFQGRFDLTYTLPNGFSAPFCGAESTCAPVGKFLTGIGVSLQLKDVILVVVSLLSLAVLNYIVNRTRLGKAIRAVAQDRVTAGLMGIDANRMISATFLIGGALGGISGVLFGMKFGTINAYSGFIPGVTAFTAAVLGGIGSIPGAVLGGLLLGVLEKLIGVTNVFGEVLGIANLGVIDDSYSKLGAFIALVLILIFKPTGLLGKSNVEKV, from the coding sequence TTGGATTTTGCGACGTTGTTGACCTTTCTGGTGGGTGTGATCACGGGCGGGCTGGTGCTCGGCTTCGTGTACGCCATCATCGCGCTGGGGTACACCATGGTGTACGGCGTGCTGCAGCTCATCAATTTCGCGCACTCGGAGGTGTTCGTCACGGGCGCCGTGGTGGGCTTCGAGGTCTTCCGCGTGCTGGCCCCGGTCGAGATGAACGGCTACCTGAAGCTGGTGATCGCGCTGGTCGCGGCCATGACCATCTCGGGCCTGCTGAACGTGGTGATCGAACGCCTCGCGTACCGGCCGCTGCGGAACTCGCCGCGCCTCGTGCCGCTGATCACGGCCATCGGCGTGTCGCTGATCCTTCAGGACGTGCTGCGGGTCATTGAAGGCTTCCAGGGTCGCTTCGACCTGACGTACACCCTGCCGAACGGGTTCTCCGCACCTTTCTGCGGCGCCGAGAGCACCTGCGCGCCCGTTGGGAAGTTCCTGACCGGCATCGGCGTGAGCCTGCAACTCAAGGACGTGATCCTGGTCGTGGTGTCGCTGCTGAGCCTCGCGGTCCTGAACTACATCGTGAACCGCACCCGCCTGGGCAAGGCCATCCGCGCCGTCGCGCAGGACCGCGTGACCGCCGGTCTGATGGGCATCGACGCCAACCGCATGATCAGCGCCACCTTCCTGATCGGCGGGGCGCTGGGCGGCATCAGCGGCGTGCTGTTCGGCATGAAGTTCGGCACCATCAACGCCTACAGCGGCTTCATTCCGGGCGTGACCGCCTTCACGGCCGCCGTGCTGGGCGGCATCGGCTCGATTCCCGGCGCGGTGCTGGGCGGGCTGCTGCTGGGCGTGCTGGAAAAACTGATCGGCGTGACGAACGTGTTCGGTGAGGTGCTGGGCATCGCGAACCTGGGCGTCATCGACGACTCGTACAGCAAACTGGGTGCCTTCATCGCGCTGGTGCTGATCCTGATCTTCAAACCCACCGGCCTGCTCGGCAAGAGCAACGTGGAGAAAGTATGA
- a CDS encoding branched-chain amino acid ABC transporter permease yields the protein MTAPTSTPNPFKNLPRTGQPDRTLLLMVFFIITSGILLASHNAPLMESLGSLGSFLKNPIVEALFVSLFLANVLFAYLWKAAPWARMLVGVGSLLFVLPLAGREDTSLLDLSIQIMIFAALALGLNIVVGLAGLLDLGYIAFFAVGAYLWGIFASPRFAEVLRYYGENPGATNAGTLAIGLFLLVVTVASLVYISRLTARTAPTAVSTWSFRLASLGAVAGLTLTLRAVMVLMSGSADSLEAGINPGFFWLFLALSIMAAAIVGVLIGLPVLKLKGDYLAIITLGLGEVIRVLANNLDLYSAGSQGITPIGTASVPWFNAAAGALGFSEDQHYLLFLYALVLVVIGVILLVNVRLDRSRIGRAWIAIRDDEVAAQAMGVPLMQTKLIAFATGASFAGVMGMIFAAKQTFISPESFVLNQSIMVLAMVILGGMGSFPGVILGAGVVTLLNLRILPGLGEATANLGIPQEVNPGQLQRLIFGAILVAMMLLRPEGLLPNRRRQLELHHEDHQEDDSAQGNAGALGKGSGDVYSAGYAPAKEDDKAGGSR from the coding sequence ATGACCGCCCCCACGTCTACACCCAACCCCTTCAAGAACCTCCCGCGCACCGGTCAGCCGGACCGCACCCTGCTGCTGATGGTGTTCTTCATCATCACCAGCGGCATCCTGCTGGCCTCACACAACGCCCCGCTGATGGAGTCCCTGGGCTCCCTGGGCAGCTTCCTGAAAAACCCCATCGTGGAAGCCCTGTTCGTCAGCCTGTTCCTGGCGAACGTCCTGTTCGCGTACCTGTGGAAGGCCGCCCCGTGGGCACGGATGCTGGTGGGCGTCGGCAGTCTGCTGTTCGTGCTGCCGCTTGCCGGCCGCGAGGACACCAGTCTGCTGGACCTGAGCATCCAGATCATGATCTTCGCGGCGCTGGCGCTGGGCCTGAACATCGTGGTGGGTCTGGCGGGCCTGCTGGACCTGGGGTACATCGCGTTCTTCGCGGTGGGCGCGTACCTGTGGGGCATCTTCGCCAGCCCGCGCTTCGCGGAGGTGCTGCGCTACTACGGTGAGAATCCGGGCGCCACGAACGCCGGGACGCTCGCCATCGGGCTGTTCCTGCTGGTCGTGACGGTCGCCAGTCTGGTGTACATCTCGCGCCTGACCGCCCGCACCGCCCCGACCGCCGTGTCCACCTGGAGTTTCCGACTGGCGAGCCTGGGTGCAGTCGCCGGGCTGACCCTGACCCTGCGCGCCGTGATGGTCCTGATGTCCGGCAGCGCCGACTCGCTGGAGGCCGGGATCAACCCCGGGTTCTTCTGGCTGTTCCTGGCCCTGAGCATCATGGCGGCCGCCATCGTGGGCGTCCTGATCGGCCTGCCGGTCCTGAAACTCAAGGGCGACTACCTGGCGATCATCACGCTGGGCCTGGGTGAAGTGATCCGCGTGCTGGCGAACAACCTGGACCTGTACTCGGCCGGGTCGCAGGGCATCACGCCCATCGGGACCGCGTCGGTTCCGTGGTTCAACGCGGCAGCGGGCGCGCTGGGATTCAGCGAGGATCAGCACTACCTGCTGTTCCTGTACGCACTGGTGCTGGTGGTGATCGGCGTGATCCTGCTCGTGAACGTGCGCCTGGACCGCAGCCGCATCGGGCGCGCCTGGATCGCCATCCGAGACGACGAGGTCGCCGCGCAGGCCATGGGCGTGCCCCTCATGCAGACCAAACTGATCGCCTTCGCGACCGGCGCGAGCTTCGCGGGGGTCATGGGCATGATCTTCGCCGCGAAACAGACGTTCATCAGCCCCGAGAGCTTCGTGCTGAACCAGAGCATCATGGTGCTGGCCATGGTCATCCTGGGCGGCATGGGGTCCTTCCCCGGCGTGATCCTGGGCGCGGGCGTCGTGACGCTGCTGAACCTGCGCATCCTGCCGGGCCTGGGCGAGGCGACCGCCAACCTGGGCATCCCGCAGGAAGTGAACCCCGGCCAGCTGCAACGCCTGATCTTCGGCGCGATTCTGGTCGCCATGATGCTGCTGCGGCCCGAGGGACTGCTGCCCAACCGGAGGCGGCAACTGGAACTGCACCACGAGGACCATCAGGAAGACGACAGCGCCCAGGGCAACGCCGGTGCGCTCGGCAAGGGCAGCGGCGACGTGTACAGCGCCGGGTACGCCCCGGCCAAGGAAGACGACAAGGCAGGGGGCAGCAGGTGA
- a CDS encoding ABC transporter ATP-binding protein: MSGNILEVTGVTKVFGGLTAVNDVTMNIPERSIISVIGPNGAGKTTFFNMITGIYEPTSGSIRLAGRELVGLRPDQVTEAGIARTFQNIRLFSSMTSEENIMVGRHSRLKSTFVDAMLRTKRFHQSEQEATDAARIMLDFVGLGRWRNELATNLPYGDQRKLEIARALATTPKLILLDEPAAGMNPRETEDLKALIRRIRDELGVTVCLIEHDMRLVMTLSESITVLDYGSKISEGLPHQVRNDPRVMEAYLGRGAAAGEYGKEERPHV; encoded by the coding sequence GTGAGCGGCAACATCCTCGAAGTGACGGGCGTCACGAAAGTCTTCGGTGGTCTGACCGCCGTGAACGACGTGACCATGAACATCCCCGAACGCAGCATCATCAGCGTGATCGGCCCGAACGGCGCGGGCAAGACGACGTTCTTCAACATGATCACCGGCATCTACGAACCCACCAGCGGCTCCATCCGGCTGGCCGGGCGTGAACTGGTGGGCCTGCGCCCGGATCAGGTGACGGAAGCCGGGATCGCCCGGACCTTCCAGAACATCCGGCTGTTCTCCAGCATGACCAGCGAGGAGAACATCATGGTGGGCCGTCACTCCCGCCTGAAAAGCACTTTCGTGGACGCCATGCTGCGCACGAAGCGATTCCATCAGTCCGAGCAGGAGGCCACGGACGCCGCGCGGATCATGTTGGACTTCGTGGGGCTGGGCCGGTGGCGCAACGAACTCGCCACCAACCTCCCGTACGGTGATCAGCGCAAACTGGAGATCGCGCGCGCCCTGGCGACCACCCCGAAACTGATCCTGCTGGACGAACCGGCCGCCGGGATGAACCCCCGCGAGACCGAGGACCTCAAGGCCCTGATCCGCCGCATCCGCGACGAGCTGGGCGTCACCGTGTGCCTGATCGAGCACGACATGCGCCTCGTGATGACCCTGTCCGAGAGCATCACCGTGCTGGACTACGGCTCGAAGATCAGCGAGGGCCTGCCGCATCAGGTCCGCAACGACCCCCGCGTGATGGAAGCGTACCTGGGCCGCGGCGCCGCCGCCGGCGAGTACGGGAAGGAAGAGCGTCCCCATGTCTAA
- a CDS encoding ABC transporter ATP-binding protein has translation MSKAKPMLELQDVHTYYDHIHALKGVSMTVNEGEIVALIGGNGAGKTTSLRTISGMMKPRSGSLTFEGQNIAGIPAHHILNKGISHVPEGRRIFKDMTVRENLDVGAYSVTDRALIESRIQEGFGFFPRLKEREGQLGGTMSGGEQQMLAIARALMVNPRLLLLDEPSMGLSPLFVEAIFDIIVKLNQERGTTVLLVEQNANMALQIAHRAYVLQTGEIKLSGNAADIAQDESVRKAYLGDE, from the coding sequence ATGTCTAAGGCCAAACCCATGCTGGAACTGCAAGACGTCCACACGTACTACGACCACATCCACGCGCTCAAGGGCGTGTCCATGACCGTGAACGAGGGCGAGATCGTCGCCCTGATCGGCGGGAACGGCGCGGGCAAGACCACCAGCCTGCGCACCATCAGCGGCATGATGAAACCCCGCAGCGGCAGCCTGACCTTCGAGGGGCAGAACATCGCCGGGATTCCCGCGCATCACATCCTGAACAAGGGCATCAGCCACGTGCCCGAGGGACGGCGGATCTTCAAGGACATGACCGTCCGCGAGAACCTCGACGTGGGCGCGTACAGCGTCACCGACCGCGCCCTGATCGAGAGTCGCATTCAGGAGGGCTTCGGGTTCTTCCCGCGCCTGAAGGAACGCGAGGGTCAGCTGGGCGGCACCATGTCCGGCGGTGAGCAGCAGATGCTGGCCATTGCCCGCGCCCTGATGGTCAACCCGCGCCTGCTGCTGCTCGACGAGCCCAGCATGGGCCTGTCGCCGCTGTTCGTGGAAGCGATCTTCGACATCATCGTGAAACTGAACCAGGAACGCGGCACCACCGTGCTGCTGGTCGAGCAGAACGCGAACATGGCCCTGCAGATCGCGCACCGCGCGTACGTGTTGCAGACCGGCGAGATCAAACTGTCGGGCAACGCGGCCGACATCGCGCAGGACGAGAGCGTCCGCAAGGCGTACCTCGGCGACGAGTAA
- a CDS encoding lipocalin family protein, with protein sequence MRLKLIPVLAALLLSGCAPVQTVVNPTQLPAATDFGAHANPMEWWYASAYLPGDGLALHWAQFRVRDPRVPVPLMISHVAVTDLRTGELTFLEQSPGTGDAAFPPLRIRQGAWTLTQTGPEPTAPLILQAGPLDLTLTPLKGPVLHPPGYSGSADTGVLFYQGITRLALAGSVNGRAVQGQAWLDHQWGNQIPGQTALWDWFSVHLEGGRDLMVYRVRRLDGSVAQLIGSVVEPDGRVRAVSGLRAEPGEAWVSPQGREYTLGWRLVSDEFDLTVQAVRREQELLSRSTRIAYWEGPIEVTGMWAGAPARGQGMMELVSGAWTPK encoded by the coding sequence ATGCGTCTCAAGTTGATTCCGGTACTGGCGGCCCTCCTCCTGAGCGGGTGCGCGCCGGTGCAGACCGTCGTGAATCCGACTCAGCTGCCCGCTGCGACCGATTTCGGAGCGCACGCGAACCCGATGGAGTGGTGGTACGCGAGCGCCTACCTGCCGGGCGATGGGTTGGCGCTGCACTGGGCGCAATTCCGGGTGCGTGACCCACGGGTGCCGGTGCCGCTGATGATCTCGCACGTGGCGGTCACGGACCTGCGAACGGGCGAGCTGACATTCCTGGAACAGTCGCCGGGCACGGGCGACGCCGCGTTCCCGCCACTGCGCATCCGGCAGGGCGCGTGGACGCTGACGCAGACCGGACCGGAACCGACCGCGCCGCTGATCCTGCAGGCCGGGCCGCTGGACCTGACCCTGACACCCCTGAAAGGGCCGGTACTGCACCCACCGGGGTACAGCGGCAGCGCGGACACCGGCGTGCTGTTCTACCAGGGGATCACGCGACTGGCCCTGGCGGGGTCCGTGAACGGCCGGGCCGTGCAGGGTCAGGCGTGGCTGGATCACCAGTGGGGGAACCAGATTCCGGGGCAGACGGCGCTGTGGGACTGGTTCAGCGTGCACCTGGAAGGCGGGCGGGACCTGATGGTGTACCGCGTGCGGCGGCTGGACGGGTCGGTGGCGCAGTTGATCGGCAGTGTGGTGGAACCGGACGGGCGCGTGCGGGCCGTCTCCGGGCTGCGGGCCGAGCCGGGAGAGGCGTGGGTCAGTCCGCAGGGCCGGGAGTACACGCTGGGCTGGCGACTGGTCTCGGACGAGTTCGACCTGACCGTGCAGGCCGTGCGGCGCGAACAGGAACTCCTGAGCCGCAGTACCCGCATCGCGTACTGGGAAGGGCCGATCGAGGTGACGGGCATGTGGGCCGGAGCGCCAGCCCGGGGGCAGGGAATGATGGAACTCGTCAGCGGGGCCTGGACGCCGAAGTAA
- the clpB gene encoding ATP-dependent chaperone ClpB, whose translation MNPERFTEATTQAVQQAQTLAQQSGHQNLTPTHVLRALTDNDTAARALTLAGGDLTQIRAALDAELAKLPRVQGGGDNLYLDPALSRAFGRADTLAGQLGDSFVAADALLLALRGEYRGRGLPTETDLNRAVNEQRKGKTVTTKTSEQQFDALAKYGTDLTQRARDGKFDPVIGRDEEIRRAMQILLRRTKNNPVLIGEPGVGKTAIAEGLAIRIVKGDVPDGLKNKRIVSLEMGSLLAGAKFRGEFEERLKGVIDEVIGSAGEVILFVDEIHTIVGAGKTEGSPDAGNMLKPALARGELHLIGATTLSEYREIEKDPALERRFQPVFVDEPSVEDTISILRGIKERYQVHHNVEITDPALVAAAQLSQRYITDRQLPDKAIDLIDESAARLRMALESSPERIDQLERRKLQLEIEREALKREKDQDSQNRLLDIEGTLKGITDELADVRARWEGERHEVAALREKRESLDQVRTDIEKARRDYDLQRAAELEYGTLPQLEKEVTELEQKLKGAEFAHTQVTEEDIASVVSRWTGIPVNKLMEGEREKLLKLEEQLHGRVIGQDRAIVSVADAIRRSRAGLSDPNRPLGSFMFLGPTGVGKTELAKALAEFLFDSQDAMVRIDMSEYMEKHTVARLIGAPPGYVGFEEGGQLTEAVRRRPYAVLLFDEIEKAHPDVFNVLLQVLDDGRLTDGQGRTVDFRNTLIILTSNIGSPLILEMQHRGEDASEIRDAVMGELQGHFRPEFLNRVDDIIVFDALTAADLHRIVDIQMRGLIKRLAERRVSLHLSSAAKDRLAQIGYDPAFGARPLRRAISREIETPLAREILQGNVPDSSSLNVDYDGTNFTFQTGALN comes from the coding sequence TTGAACCCTGAACGCTTCACCGAGGCCACCACCCAGGCCGTGCAGCAGGCGCAGACGCTCGCGCAGCAGAGCGGGCACCAGAACCTGACGCCCACCCACGTCCTGCGTGCCCTGACCGACAACGACACCGCCGCGCGCGCCCTGACCCTGGCGGGCGGCGACCTGACGCAGATCCGCGCCGCGCTGGACGCCGAACTGGCGAAACTCCCGCGCGTGCAGGGCGGCGGGGACAACCTGTACCTCGACCCGGCCCTGAGCCGCGCCTTCGGACGGGCCGACACCCTGGCCGGGCAACTCGGCGATTCGTTCGTGGCGGCCGACGCGCTGCTGCTTGCCCTGCGCGGCGAGTACCGGGGCCGGGGCCTGCCGACCGAGACCGACCTGAACCGCGCCGTGAACGAGCAGCGCAAAGGAAAGACCGTGACGACCAAGACCAGTGAACAGCAGTTCGACGCCCTCGCCAAGTACGGCACCGACCTCACGCAGCGCGCCCGCGACGGCAAGTTCGACCCCGTCATCGGCCGCGACGAGGAGATTCGCCGCGCCATGCAGATCCTCCTGCGCCGCACGAAGAACAACCCGGTCCTTATCGGCGAACCCGGCGTTGGCAAGACCGCCATCGCGGAAGGGCTCGCGATCCGCATCGTGAAGGGCGACGTGCCCGACGGGCTGAAGAACAAACGCATCGTCAGCCTGGAAATGGGCAGCCTGCTGGCCGGTGCGAAGTTCCGCGGGGAGTTCGAGGAACGCCTCAAGGGCGTCATCGACGAGGTGATCGGCTCGGCGGGCGAGGTCATCCTGTTCGTGGACGAGATCCACACCATCGTCGGGGCGGGCAAGACCGAGGGCAGCCCCGACGCGGGCAACATGCTCAAACCGGCCCTGGCACGCGGTGAACTGCACCTGATCGGCGCGACGACCCTCAGCGAGTACCGCGAGATCGAGAAGGACCCCGCCCTGGAACGCCGTTTCCAGCCGGTGTTCGTGGACGAACCCAGCGTCGAGGACACGATCAGCATCCTGCGCGGCATCAAGGAGCGCTACCAGGTGCACCACAACGTGGAGATCACCGACCCGGCGCTGGTGGCCGCCGCGCAGCTCTCACAGCGGTACATCACGGACCGGCAGCTGCCGGACAAGGCCATCGACCTGATCGACGAGTCCGCCGCCCGGCTGCGCATGGCGCTGGAGAGCAGCCCCGAACGCATCGACCAGCTCGAACGCCGCAAGCTGCAACTGGAGATCGAACGCGAGGCCCTGAAGCGTGAGAAGGATCAGGACAGCCAGAACCGCCTGCTGGACATCGAGGGCACCCTGAAGGGCATCACCGACGAGCTGGCCGACGTCCGCGCCCGCTGGGAGGGCGAACGGCACGAGGTCGCGGCGCTGCGCGAGAAACGCGAGTCGCTCGATCAGGTCCGCACGGACATCGAGAAAGCCCGCCGGGACTACGACCTGCAACGCGCCGCCGAACTGGAGTACGGCACCCTGCCGCAACTGGAGAAGGAAGTCACAGAGCTGGAACAGAAGCTCAAGGGCGCCGAGTTCGCGCACACCCAGGTCACGGAGGAGGACATCGCGTCCGTCGTGAGCCGCTGGACCGGGATTCCCGTGAACAAGCTGATGGAGGGCGAACGCGAGAAACTGCTGAAGCTCGAAGAGCAGTTGCATGGCCGCGTGATCGGGCAGGACCGCGCGATCGTGAGTGTCGCGGACGCCATCCGCCGCAGCCGCGCGGGCCTCAGCGACCCGAATCGCCCGCTGGGCAGCTTCATGTTCCTCGGACCGACCGGCGTCGGGAAGACCGAGCTGGCCAAGGCCCTCGCGGAGTTCCTGTTCGACAGTCAGGACGCCATGGTCCGCATCGACATGAGCGAGTACATGGAGAAGCACACCGTCGCCCGCCTGATCGGCGCGCCTCCCGGATACGTGGGCTTCGAGGAGGGCGGTCAGCTGACCGAGGCCGTGCGCCGCCGCCCCTATGCCGTGCTGCTGTTCGACGAGATCGAGAAAGCCCACCCGGACGTGTTCAACGTGCTGCTGCAGGTGCTGGACGATGGCCGCCTGACCGACGGTCAGGGCCGCACCGTGGACTTCCGCAATACGCTGATCATCCTGACGAGCAACATCGGCAGTCCTTTGATTCTGGAGATGCAGCACCGCGGCGAAGACGCCAGCGAGATCCGTGACGCCGTGATGGGCGAGTTGCAGGGTCACTTCCGCCCGGAATTCCTGAACCGCGTGGACGACATCATCGTGTTCGACGCGCTGACCGCCGCCGACCTGCACCGCATCGTGGACATCCAGATGCGCGGCCTGATCAAGCGCCTTGCCGAGCGCCGCGTGAGCCTGCACCTGAGCAGCGCCGCGAAGGACCGACTGGCGCAGATCGGGTACGACCCGGCCTTCGGCGCGCGCCCGCTGCGCCGCGCGATCAGCCGCGAGATCGAAACGCCCCTGGCCCGCGAGATCCTCCAGGGGAACGTGCCCGACAGCAGCAGCCTGAACGTCGACTACGACGGCACGAACTTCACGTTCCAGACCGGCGCGCTGAACTGA
- a CDS encoding SRPBCC family protein, whose translation MTHATLDHRIEDARTLVLERTFAATPERVFAAFTQAEHLKHWWGPRGWTLTHCTVDLRPGGRWHYCMTCTDPAQGDFHGMQSWGLGVYERIEAPTRLTYTDHFSDEHGAVNDQMPATLADLTFEAVPGGTRVTSRSTYVRPEDLQAVMDMGMLQGISETWDRLAEHLA comes from the coding sequence ATGACGCACGCCACGCTCGACCACCGCATCGAAGACGCCCGCACCCTCGTGCTGGAACGCACCTTCGCCGCCACTCCTGAACGCGTGTTTGCCGCGTTCACGCAGGCCGAGCACCTGAAGCACTGGTGGGGGCCGCGCGGCTGGACCCTGACGCACTGCACCGTGGACCTGCGCCCCGGCGGCCGCTGGCACTACTGCATGACCTGCACCGACCCCGCCCAGGGCGACTTCCACGGCATGCAGAGCTGGGGCCTGGGCGTCTACGAGCGCATCGAGGCGCCCACCCGCCTGACCTACACCGACCACTTCAGCGACGAGCACGGCGCCGTGAACGACCAGATGCCCGCCACGCTGGCCGACCTGACCTTCGAGGCCGTCCCCGGCGGCACCCGCGTCACCAGCCGCTCCACGTACGTCCGCCCGGAGGACCTGCAGGCCGTCATGGACATGGGGATGCTCCAGGGCATCAGCGAAACCTGGGACAGGCTGGCCGAACACCTCGCCTGA
- a CDS encoding ArsR/SmtB family transcription factor has translation MNHHTFTALADPHRFQIVELLRERPHSVGEIADRLGLRQPQTSKHLRVLTDAGLVHMEPQANRRIAHLNPTPFRDLDDWLTRYRPLWEERLDRLDDYLRTLPPEDPAPDPTEPGGTP, from the coding sequence TTGAACCACCACACCTTCACCGCCCTGGCCGACCCGCACCGCTTCCAGATCGTCGAACTGCTGCGCGAACGGCCGCACAGCGTCGGAGAGATCGCCGACCGCCTCGGCCTGCGCCAGCCGCAGACGTCCAAGCACCTGCGCGTCCTCACGGACGCCGGACTGGTCCACATGGAACCCCAGGCCAACCGCCGCATCGCCCACCTGAACCCCACGCCCTTTCGTGACCTCGACGACTGGCTGACCCGCTACCGCCCCCTCTGGGAGGAACGGCTGGACCGGCTGGACGACTACCTGCGCACCCTCCCGCCCGAAGACCCCGCACCCGACCCCACCGAACCCGGAGGTACCCCATGA
- a CDS encoding cation diffusion facilitator family transporter, with protein MTRGSTAPDHAGHDHTGDDHAAHGHEGHDHNHGANANARQLTLALLLTGGFLFVEVAYAFISGSLALLSDAGHMLTDAAALALSLLALRVGARPADARRTFGYRRAEVLAAALNAGALFAVGIYVLVEAARRFAQPVEVQATPMLIVAVLGLIVNLISARILAGGQGESLNMRSAYLEVMGDLLGSVAVIVGALLIRFTGWTWVDPLLGAGIGLWVLPRTWALLRASVNVLLEGVPRGLDLDALRAELRALPGVDDVHDLHVWSVTGGVNNLTAHLVAPTADDSLLHEVEEVAARFGITHSTVQIEGPDAHATGGAALHP; from the coding sequence ATGACAAGAGGTTCCACCGCTCCCGACCATGCCGGGCACGATCACACTGGTGACGACCACGCAGCGCACGGGCACGAGGGACATGACCACAACCACGGCGCGAACGCGAATGCTAGGCAGCTGACCCTCGCGCTGCTGCTGACCGGCGGGTTCCTGTTCGTGGAGGTCGCGTACGCGTTCATCTCCGGCAGTCTGGCCCTGCTGAGCGACGCGGGGCACATGCTGACCGACGCGGCGGCGCTGGCCCTTTCGCTGCTGGCGCTGCGGGTGGGCGCGCGGCCCGCCGACGCGCGGCGCACCTTCGGGTACCGCCGCGCAGAGGTCCTGGCCGCCGCCCTGAACGCCGGGGCGCTGTTCGCCGTGGGCATCTACGTGCTCGTGGAGGCCGCGCGCCGCTTCGCGCAGCCCGTCGAAGTGCAGGCCACCCCCATGCTGATCGTCGCGGTGCTGGGCCTGATCGTGAACCTGATCAGCGCCCGCATCCTGGCCGGCGGGCAGGGCGAGAGCCTAAACATGCGCTCGGCGTACCTGGAGGTCATGGGGGACCTGCTGGGCAGCGTCGCCGTGATCGTCGGCGCGCTGCTGATCCGCTTCACCGGCTGGACGTGGGTGGACCCGCTGCTGGGCGCAGGCATCGGCCTGTGGGTGCTGCCCCGCACCTGGGCGCTGCTGCGTGCCAGCGTGAACGTCCTGCTGGAGGGCGTCCCGCGCGGCCTGGATCTGGATGCCCTGCGGGCCGAGCTGCGCGCCCTGCCCGGCGTGGACGACGTACACGACCTACACGTCTGGAGTGTGACGGGCGGCGTGAACAACCTGACGGCGCATCTGGTCGCCCCGACGGCAGACGACTCGCTCCTGCATGAGGTGGAGGAGGTCGCGGCCCGATTCGGCATCACCCACAGCACCGTGCAGATCGAAGGGCCGGACGCCCACGCGACAGGTGGAGCGGCGCTGCATCCCTGA